The Haloplanus salinarum genome includes a region encoding these proteins:
- a CDS encoding ATP-dependent helicase → MDRPEAEVPERLAAAADDVDVLELLDPAVRDWWVDRFGAYVPENGGFFTPPQRGAIPLVHEGENALVCAPTGSGKTLASFIAIINELFRRERADGLDDTVYCLYVSPLKALANDVQRNLADPLAGIRERLETRGESTEVRQATRHGDTDDAARRRMLAETPHILNTTPETLAILLNAPKFREKLRTVEYVVVDEIHALAANKRGTHLSVSLERLADLTEGSPTRIGCSATVEPLDTVADFLVGRAEPGGPARDCEVVDARFAREFDLRIDCPVDDLVATPGDVVRDRFYDRLHDLVDSHTNTLVFTNTRSGAERVLQALRERYGYDDGNSGCHHGSLSAERRDAVEAALKAGDLDVVTTSTSLELGIDMPHVDLVVQVGSPKSVAALLQRVGRAGHQVGQVVEGRVVALDRDDLVECAVMGRKAESGFVDRVFVPENAFDVAAQHVYGMAINGVRPESEVRAILRRAYPYRNFGGDDFETLFRYLTADYEGLEERNVYAKVWRDRNDPPDGEHHHPSFPVGEPLIGKRGRLARMIYLTNVGTIPDSFACDVFVRGGEEWVGQLDEDYLDTLDPGDVFVIGGERFEFRYRRGSKVYVDRTAARPTVPSWYSERLPLSADLAREILAFQRDLLDRLGEGGPPAARDWLRSDVLSERAVRALTRLYDQQVAFAGAESVSTPTRLAIEEVRDRETYRRRYYVHAVYGRRCNDGLSRLLAAKCANEATANVTVAVADNGFVLSMPLNRRIDVAGLLRGLDPDDVRAELRAALRGTDLRKRYFRIDATRSLMILKRYKGTEKSAARQQVESETLLSLADDLEDFAVIEETDRELLEDKLHVEGLERVLRGIRSGKIEISERTVETPTPRAFGLATLAATDTVLAEDEDAVLREFHERVLADIDGRSAGSDADVAGGNGPRGADGDG, encoded by the coding sequence ATGGATCGGCCCGAGGCGGAGGTCCCCGAGCGACTGGCCGCCGCGGCGGACGACGTCGACGTCCTCGAACTGCTCGACCCCGCCGTCCGCGACTGGTGGGTCGACCGGTTCGGGGCGTACGTCCCCGAGAACGGCGGCTTCTTCACGCCGCCACAGCGGGGCGCCATCCCGCTCGTCCACGAGGGGGAGAACGCGCTCGTCTGTGCCCCGACGGGCAGCGGGAAGACCCTCGCCTCCTTCATCGCGATCATCAACGAACTGTTCCGCCGGGAGCGGGCCGACGGCCTCGACGACACGGTGTACTGTCTGTACGTGTCGCCGCTGAAAGCACTCGCCAACGACGTCCAGCGGAACCTCGCTGACCCGCTGGCCGGCATCCGGGAGCGACTGGAGACGCGGGGGGAGTCGACGGAAGTGCGACAGGCCACCCGCCACGGCGACACCGACGACGCCGCCCGCCGGCGGATGCTCGCGGAGACGCCACACATCCTCAACACGACCCCCGAGACGCTCGCCATCCTGCTCAACGCCCCGAAGTTCCGCGAGAAACTGCGGACCGTCGAGTACGTCGTCGTCGACGAGATTCACGCGCTCGCCGCGAACAAGCGCGGCACGCACCTCTCGGTGTCGTTGGAACGGCTGGCAGACCTGACCGAGGGCTCGCCGACCCGGATCGGCTGTTCGGCGACGGTCGAACCCCTCGATACCGTCGCCGACTTCCTCGTCGGGCGGGCGGAACCGGGTGGCCCGGCCCGGGACTGCGAGGTGGTCGACGCCCGCTTCGCCCGCGAGTTCGACCTCCGGATCGACTGCCCGGTCGACGACCTGGTCGCCACGCCCGGCGACGTCGTCCGCGACCGCTTCTACGACCGCCTCCACGACCTGGTCGACTCCCACACCAACACGCTGGTGTTCACGAACACCCGCTCGGGTGCCGAGCGGGTCCTGCAGGCGCTCCGCGAGCGCTACGGCTACGACGACGGGAACTCCGGCTGTCACCACGGGAGCCTCTCGGCCGAGCGCCGGGACGCGGTGGAGGCGGCGCTCAAGGCCGGCGACCTCGACGTGGTGACCACCTCCACCAGCCTCGAACTCGGTATCGACATGCCCCACGTCGACCTGGTAGTGCAGGTCGGCTCGCCGAAATCCGTCGCGGCGTTGCTCCAGCGGGTCGGACGGGCTGGCCACCAAGTGGGACAGGTCGTCGAGGGGCGCGTGGTCGCCCTGGACCGCGACGACCTGGTCGAGTGTGCCGTGATGGGCCGCAAGGCCGAATCCGGGTTCGTCGACCGCGTGTTCGTCCCCGAGAACGCCTTCGACGTGGCCGCCCAGCACGTCTATGGGATGGCGATCAACGGCGTTCGCCCCGAGTCCGAGGTGCGGGCGATCCTCCGCCGAGCCTACCCCTACCGGAACTTCGGCGGCGACGACTTCGAGACGCTCTTTCGGTACCTCACCGCCGATTACGAGGGACTGGAGGAGCGAAACGTCTACGCGAAGGTCTGGCGGGACCGGAACGACCCGCCGGACGGCGAGCACCACCACCCGTCGTTCCCGGTCGGCGAGCCACTGATCGGCAAGCGGGGCCGCCTCGCGCGGATGATCTACCTGACGAACGTCGGGACCATCCCCGACTCCTTCGCCTGTGACGTGTTCGTTCGCGGCGGCGAGGAGTGGGTCGGCCAACTCGACGAGGACTACCTCGACACCCTCGATCCGGGCGACGTGTTCGTCATCGGCGGCGAGCGCTTCGAGTTCCGCTACCGTCGCGGTTCGAAGGTGTACGTCGACCGCACCGCCGCCCGGCCGACGGTGCCCTCGTGGTACTCCGAGCGCCTGCCGCTCTCGGCGGACCTCGCGCGGGAGATCCTCGCCTTCCAGCGCGACCTCCTCGACCGTCTCGGCGAGGGCGGTCCGCCGGCGGCCCGGGACTGGCTCCGGAGCGACGTCCTGTCGGAACGGGCGGTGCGGGCGCTGACCCGCCTCTACGACCAGCAGGTCGCCTTCGCCGGCGCGGAGAGCGTCTCGACGCCGACCCGCCTCGCCATCGAGGAGGTACGCGACCGGGAGACCTACCGCCGCCGGTACTACGTCCACGCTGTCTACGGGCGGCGGTGCAACGACGGCCTCTCGCGGCTGCTGGCCGCGAAGTGTGCCAACGAGGCGACGGCGAACGTCACCGTCGCGGTCGCCGACAACGGCTTCGTCCTCTCGATGCCGCTGAACCGCCGGATCGACGTCGCCGGCCTCCTCCGGGGACTCGACCCCGACGACGTGCGGGCGGAACTCCGGGCGGCCCTCCGGGGGACCGACCTCCGCAAGCGGTACTTCCGGATCGACGCCACGCGCTCGCTGATGATCCTGAAACGGTACAAGGGGACGGAGAAGTCGGCGGCTCGCCAGCAGGTCGAAAGCGAGACGCTCCTCTCGCTGGCCGACGACCTGGAGGACTTCGCGGTGATCGAGGAGACCGACCGGGAGCTACTGGAGGACAAACTCCACGTCGAGGGGCTCGAACGCGTGCTTCGGGGGATCCGGTCGGGGAAAATCGAGATCAGCGAGCGGACGGTCGAGACGCCCACGCCGCGGGCCTTCGGCCTGGCGACCCTCGCCGCCACCGACACCGTCCTCGCCGAGGACGAGGACGCGGTGCTCCGGGAGTTCCACGAGCGGGTGCTGGCGGATATCGACGGGAGGTCGGCGGGAAGCGACGCCGATGTCGCCGGCGGTAACGGGCCACGCGGAGCGGACGGCGACGGGTAA
- a CDS encoding histidine kinase N-terminal 7TM domain-containing protein has product MDLSLTLFVLLELVVGATATVVAFVAWTYRDRPGGTPLLAMAVTGVAYAATSVVESTVGDPMLWELVTGLQYPLTAALAVESFYLAAEFTRRERYLRPAVTGPLVGVVVVILAVSLTDPAHDLLRGPPELTAMGVFTATYGPLFWMHTLVSLAIILASVTLLTVELANADGIYREQITAVVVGFLLGIAFFLWESLAPIHPAFNLATVGIVGWCFATLWGVFRVDLLETRQVARKTLIDGMADPVIALDTEDRVLDTNPRARDLLDLDDDDVGTPVTAALSAYPPLLDAIDAGEDEREITLRRDGGERHYRIKQSPVYHTRSHAGRLGDREVRLGRTVVIEDVTERRNRERELERQNERLDEFVSVVSHDLRNPLNVAAGHAELARQECDSDHLDEVLRSHERMETLIEDLLTLARSGRSIDETEAVDLPAVARRCWRNVETDGATLSVETDLTVVADRTRLQQLLENLVRNSVEHGSTDSRPEADDSVEHGAGNDDGVTVTVGAVEDGFFVADDGSGIDAAEHERVFESGYSTGDEGSGLGLHIVERIAEAHGWSVRAAESAAGGARFEITGVEAA; this is encoded by the coding sequence ATGGATCTCTCGCTCACGCTGTTCGTGCTGCTGGAGCTCGTCGTCGGCGCGACAGCGACGGTCGTGGCGTTCGTGGCGTGGACCTACCGCGACAGGCCGGGGGGAACTCCCCTGCTGGCGATGGCGGTCACGGGCGTCGCCTACGCGGCGACGAGCGTCGTCGAGTCGACCGTCGGCGACCCGATGCTGTGGGAGCTGGTCACGGGCCTCCAGTATCCACTGACGGCCGCCCTCGCCGTCGAGTCGTTCTACCTCGCCGCCGAGTTCACGCGGCGCGAGCGGTACCTGCGGCCGGCGGTCACGGGGCCGCTGGTCGGCGTGGTGGTGGTGATCCTAGCAGTCTCGCTGACCGATCCCGCACACGACCTGCTTCGAGGCCCACCCGAACTGACGGCCATGGGCGTGTTCACCGCCACCTACGGCCCGCTCTTCTGGATGCATACGCTCGTCTCGCTGGCGATCATCCTCGCCAGCGTCACCCTGTTGACCGTCGAACTGGCGAACGCGGACGGGATCTACCGCGAGCAGATCACAGCCGTCGTCGTGGGCTTTCTGCTCGGAATCGCCTTCTTCCTCTGGGAGTCGCTCGCACCGATCCATCCGGCGTTCAACCTCGCGACCGTCGGGATCGTCGGCTGGTGTTTCGCCACGCTCTGGGGCGTGTTCCGGGTCGATCTACTCGAAACGAGACAGGTCGCCCGCAAGACGCTCATCGACGGCATGGCCGATCCCGTCATCGCGCTGGACACGGAGGACCGCGTCCTCGACACCAATCCACGGGCGCGCGACCTCCTCGACCTCGACGACGACGACGTCGGGACCCCCGTCACGGCGGCGCTCTCCGCGTATCCGCCGCTGCTGGACGCGATCGATGCCGGCGAGGACGAACGGGAGATCACGCTCCGGCGGGACGGCGGGGAGCGCCACTACCGGATCAAGCAGTCGCCGGTGTATCACACCCGGTCGCACGCGGGCCGCCTCGGCGATCGCGAGGTCCGACTCGGTCGGACGGTGGTGATCGAGGACGTGACCGAGCGCAGGAACCGTGAGCGGGAACTCGAACGACAGAACGAGCGCCTCGACGAGTTCGTGAGCGTCGTCTCTCACGACCTTAGAAACCCGCTGAACGTCGCCGCGGGACACGCCGAGCTGGCCCGTCAGGAGTGTGACAGCGACCACCTCGACGAAGTGCTGCGATCGCACGAGCGGATGGAGACCCTGATCGAGGACCTCCTGACCCTGGCACGGAGCGGGCGCTCCATCGACGAGACGGAGGCGGTCGACCTGCCGGCGGTCGCCCGGCGCTGCTGGCGGAACGTCGAGACCGACGGCGCGACTCTCTCCGTCGAGACGGACCTGACGGTCGTCGCCGACCGGACCCGCCTCCAGCAGCTGCTGGAGAACCTCGTGCGGAACAGCGTCGAACACGGGTCGACCGACAGCCGGCCGGAGGCCGACGATAGCGTCGAACACGGAGCGGGCAACGACGACGGCGTCACGGTCACGGTCGGTGCGGTCGAGGACGGCTTCTTCGTGGCGGACGACGGCTCGGGGATCGACGCGGCGGAGCACGAGCGGGTGTTCGAGAGCGGCTACTCGACCGGGGACGAGGGGAGCGGGCTCGGATTACACATCGTCGAACGGATCGCCGAGGCACACGGTTGGTCCGTCCGCGCCGCCGAGAGCGCGGCGGGCGGGGCGCGCTTCGAGATAACCGGCGTCGAGGCGGCGTAG
- a CDS encoding AAA domain-containing protein yields MNLRGTIIDVGEVRSVSTRHGERELVEATIRPERIDGEGATTADGSVTVTLWGKWTHTAEHAGEGMDLLVTEAEETEFRGERGYATTGDSYVVLEPDFLVDVTDVRSWVQCPRMYYLNKLSGVPLAYPVVKGTIVHEVFGDLLRGRDLDAAVADHVEAAGLELGLLGREAEEVRDEVRRNAAAIEGWLAQGTLTDEDEWRSEYTLISPTFGIKGRADALRRGMPVELKTGKNTKRDPRFHDKIQAATYALLLGESGDPPDTGTLLYTKNAALDRSEASGDLSPAKEFSVGRGLLEFVVRTRNEIAAAEAERRVPTGYEADAKCEWCFEQDTCMVVSGRLDQESKAGQVGTAIPEEEREYFETFYRAIEDERRAVHAEYRKLWEQRPAERAAADRALIDLEPLDRRQLPDGDWELRARVPDGAVSKLREGDVALASAGDPIDGDAELGRIEELGDEAVVRADEPLDLRRLDVYPSEISVSRQLTALHDALLKGDPERKDVLFGRRDPTFNEVTETFVDNNDAQNDAVRRAVGAEDFALVHGPPGTGKTYTIAHLVRALVERGERVLLSAFTNRAVDNALEALREQGFEDVARVGTATGVREDMLDVRLERRGEPNDRAAALRSAPVVAATTATCGSRELREDSFDVAVVDEASQLTEPGTLAAINLADRFVLVGDHQQLPPVVQSGDERLATSLFERLHDAHPDAATMLDRQYRMSQRIQAFASREFYDGALRPATPEVAGGTLSDLPGVDGAALGPELRRGVRFIDPDGCREGNANPVEAERVAAVVAEYLDAGVDPDDVVVIAPFRAQVAEISRRVDVAVDTVDRFQGSSAEVVVVSFVATGDLDGPIFEDTRRVNVALTRAKKSLVLVGDAGALASEPFYARMLDWARR; encoded by the coding sequence GTGAACCTCCGCGGGACGATCATCGACGTCGGCGAGGTGCGAAGCGTCTCGACGCGACACGGCGAACGCGAACTCGTCGAGGCGACGATCCGTCCCGAGCGCATCGACGGCGAGGGGGCGACGACGGCCGACGGATCGGTCACGGTGACGCTCTGGGGGAAGTGGACCCACACCGCCGAGCATGCGGGCGAGGGGATGGACCTCCTCGTGACCGAGGCCGAAGAGACGGAGTTCCGGGGCGAGCGGGGATACGCGACGACCGGCGACTCCTACGTCGTCCTCGAACCCGACTTCCTCGTGGACGTGACCGACGTGCGCTCGTGGGTGCAGTGTCCGCGGATGTACTACCTGAACAAGCTCTCGGGCGTGCCACTCGCCTACCCCGTCGTCAAGGGGACCATCGTCCACGAGGTGTTCGGCGACCTGTTGCGGGGCCGTGACCTCGACGCCGCCGTCGCGGACCACGTCGAAGCCGCGGGGCTGGAACTCGGGTTGCTGGGCCGCGAGGCCGAGGAGGTCCGCGACGAGGTGCGCCGGAACGCCGCCGCCATCGAGGGGTGGCTGGCACAGGGTACCCTCACCGACGAGGACGAGTGGCGCTCGGAGTACACGCTCATCAGTCCCACCTTCGGCATCAAGGGACGCGCCGACGCGCTCCGGCGCGGGATGCCGGTCGAACTCAAGACGGGGAAAAACACCAAGCGCGACCCGCGCTTTCACGACAAGATCCAGGCGGCGACGTACGCCCTCCTGCTCGGCGAGTCGGGCGACCCGCCGGACACGGGGACGCTCCTCTACACGAAGAACGCGGCCCTCGACCGGAGCGAGGCGAGCGGCGACCTCTCCCCGGCCAAGGAGTTCTCGGTCGGGCGCGGGTTGCTGGAGTTCGTCGTCCGGACGCGCAACGAGATCGCGGCCGCCGAGGCCGAGCGTCGCGTCCCTACGGGCTACGAGGCCGACGCCAAATGCGAGTGGTGCTTCGAGCAGGACACCTGCATGGTCGTCTCGGGGCGCCTCGATCAGGAGTCCAAGGCCGGACAGGTCGGCACCGCCATCCCCGAGGAGGAACGCGAGTACTTCGAGACGTTCTACCGGGCCATCGAGGACGAGCGCCGGGCGGTCCACGCGGAGTACCGGAAGCTGTGGGAACAGCGACCGGCCGAGCGGGCGGCGGCCGACCGCGCCCTGATCGACTTGGAGCCGCTCGACCGTCGGCAGCTCCCCGACGGCGACTGGGAACTCCGGGCACGGGTCCCCGACGGCGCCGTCTCGAAACTCCGCGAGGGCGACGTCGCCCTCGCCAGCGCGGGCGACCCCATCGACGGCGACGCCGAACTCGGGCGGATCGAGGAACTCGGCGACGAGGCGGTCGTCAGGGCGGACGAACCGCTCGACCTACGACGGCTCGACGTCTACCCCTCGGAGATTTCGGTCTCGCGCCAGCTGACGGCACTCCACGACGCGCTCCTGAAGGGCGACCCCGAGCGGAAGGACGTCCTGTTCGGCCGGCGGGACCCCACCTTCAACGAGGTGACGGAGACGTTCGTCGACAACAACGATGCCCAAAACGACGCCGTCCGGCGGGCCGTCGGCGCCGAGGATTTCGCGCTCGTCCACGGCCCGCCGGGGACGGGCAAGACCTACACCATCGCCCACCTCGTCCGAGCGCTGGTCGAACGCGGCGAGCGGGTCCTCCTCTCGGCGTTTACGAACCGTGCCGTCGACAACGCCCTCGAAGCCCTCCGGGAACAGGGGTTCGAGGACGTGGCCCGGGTGGGCACGGCGACTGGCGTCCGCGAGGACATGCTCGACGTGCGCCTGGAGCGCCGGGGCGAGCCGAACGACCGGGCGGCCGCGCTCCGGTCGGCGCCCGTCGTCGCCGCCACCACCGCCACCTGTGGCTCCCGGGAGCTCCGCGAGGATTCCTTCGACGTCGCCGTCGTCGACGAGGCGTCGCAGTTGACGGAGCCGGGGACGCTCGCGGCCATCAACCTCGCGGACCGGTTCGTTCTCGTCGGCGACCACCAGCAACTCCCGCCGGTCGTCCAGTCGGGCGACGAACGGCTCGCTACATCGCTGTTCGAGCGCCTCCACGACGCGCATCCCGACGCCGCGACCATGCTCGACAGACAGTACCGCATGAGCCAGCGCATCCAGGCCTTTGCCTCCCGGGAGTTCTACGACGGCGCGCTCCGTCCGGCGACCCCCGAGGTGGCCGGCGGGACGCTTTCCGACCTCCCGGGCGTCGACGGGGCGGCCCTCGGTCCGGAACTTCGGCGGGGCGTCCGATTTATCGACCCCGACGGGTGCCGCGAGGGCAACGCCAACCCCGTCGAGGCCGAGCGGGTGGCCGCCGTCGTCGCGGAGTACCTCGACGCCGGCGTCGACCCCGACGACGTGGTGGTGATCGCCCCCTTCCGCGCGCAGGTGGCGGAGATCAGCCGCCGGGTGGACGTGGCCGTCGACACCGTCGACCGCTTCCAGGGGTCGAGCGCCGAGGTGGTCGTCGTCTCCTTCGTCGCCACCGGCGACCTCGACGGCCCCATCTTCGAGGATACCCGGCGGGTGAACGTGGCGCTCACGCGGGCGAAGAAGTCGCTCGTCCTCGTCGGGGACGCCGGGGCGCTGGCGTCGGAGCCGTTCTACGCCCGGATGCTGGACTGGGCGCGGCGGTGA